A region of Streptomyces halobius DNA encodes the following proteins:
- a CDS encoding response regulator transcription factor has product MTSVLVCDDSPLAREALRRAVATVPGVERVTTAANGEEVLRRWGADRSDLILMDVRMPGLGGVETVRRLLSADPGARIIMLTVAEDLDGVALAVAAGARGYLHKDASRAELRATVTQALADPTWRLAPRRLRSAEMGAAPTLTAREIQVLEGMSHGRSNAEIGRELFLSEDTVKTHARRLFKKLGASDRAHAVALGFRWGLVR; this is encoded by the coding sequence ATGACATCCGTCCTCGTCTGCGACGACTCCCCGCTTGCCCGAGAGGCGCTCCGACGGGCGGTTGCGACCGTGCCCGGCGTCGAGCGTGTGACGACCGCGGCCAACGGCGAGGAAGTCCTCCGCCGCTGGGGGGCCGATCGCTCGGACCTGATTCTGATGGACGTGCGGATGCCCGGACTCGGCGGTGTCGAGACCGTGCGCCGGCTGCTGTCCGCCGACCCCGGCGCCCGGATCATCATGCTCACGGTGGCCGAGGACCTGGACGGCGTCGCGCTCGCGGTCGCCGCCGGCGCCCGCGGCTATCTGCACAAGGACGCCTCACGCGCCGAGCTGCGCGCGACGGTGACCCAGGCGCTCGCCGACCCGACGTGGCGGCTCGCCCCGCGCCGGCTGCGGTCCGCCGAGATGGGTGCCGCGCCGACGCTCACCGCGCGCGAGATCCAGGTGCTGGAGGGCATGAGTCACGGCCGCTCCAACGCCGAGATCGGACGTGAGCTGTTCCTCTCCGAGGACACCGTCAAGACGCACGCCCGGCGGCTCTTCAAGAAGCTCGGCGCCTCCGACCGCGCACACGCGGTGGCACTGGGTTTCCGCTGGGGGCTGGTCCGCTGA
- a CDS encoding sigma-70 family RNA polymerase sigma factor, with amino-acid sequence MREDGNQEIGDLVARAVEGDRQATHDLLAHVHPLALRYCRTRLSRLPGDARHFVEDLAQEVCVAVLCALPRYRDTGKPFEAFVFAIAAHKVADLQRAAMRGPGSTAVPSDEMPEQPDDSLGPEERALLSSDAEWAKKLLANLPENQRELVLLRVAVGLTAEETGQMLGMSPGAVRVAQHRALSRLRALAEQ; translated from the coding sequence ATGCGCGAGGACGGGAACCAGGAGATCGGTGATCTCGTCGCACGCGCCGTCGAGGGTGACCGCCAGGCCACGCACGATCTGCTGGCCCATGTGCACCCCCTCGCCCTGCGCTACTGCCGCACCCGGCTGTCCCGGCTGCCGGGTGACGCCAGACACTTCGTCGAGGACCTGGCGCAGGAGGTCTGTGTCGCGGTGCTCTGCGCGCTGCCGCGCTACCGCGACACCGGAAAGCCCTTCGAGGCGTTCGTCTTCGCCATCGCCGCCCACAAGGTCGCCGATCTGCAGCGGGCCGCGATGCGCGGTCCGGGCAGTACCGCCGTGCCGTCCGACGAGATGCCCGAGCAGCCGGACGACTCCCTCGGGCCCGAGGAGCGGGCGCTGCTCAGCAGCGACGCGGAGTGGGCCAAGAAGCTGCTGGCGAATCTGCCGGAGAACCAGCGTGAGCTGGTGCTGCTGCGGGTCGCGGTGGGGCTGACAGCGGAGGAGACCGGGCAGATGCTGGGAATGTCACCAGGCGCGGTGCGGGTCGCGCAGCACCGCGCGCTGAGCCGGCTCCGGGCACTCGCGGAGCAGTAG
- a CDS encoding WhiB family transcriptional regulator, producing the protein MADFSRLPGPNADLWDWQLLAACRGVDSSLFFHPEGERGAARSARETSAKEVCMRCPVRAECAAHALAVREPYGVWGGLTEDEREELMGRARHRLIPATSLASHAGATRG; encoded by the coding sequence ATGGCAGATTTCTCCCGCCTCCCGGGCCCGAACGCAGACCTCTGGGACTGGCAGCTGCTGGCCGCCTGCCGCGGCGTGGACAGCTCCCTCTTCTTTCATCCTGAGGGCGAGCGGGGTGCGGCCCGCAGCGCGCGTGAGACATCGGCGAAGGAGGTGTGCATGCGCTGCCCCGTCCGGGCCGAATGCGCGGCGCATGCCCTGGCTGTCCGCGAGCCCTACGGGGTCTGGGGCGGCCTGACCGAGGACGAACGTGAGGAACTGATGGGCCGGGCCCGCCACCGGCTGATCCCCGCGACCTCCCTCGCCAGCCACGCCGGCGCCACCCGCGGCTGA